AGGCCATAGACATAGTGGAGTCCGAACCCAAGCTTGTAGAAAAGCTCTGGGAGAACGCGCGCAAGCTGCAGAACGGTCTGCGCGAATTGGGCTTTGATCTCGGAAACACCGCCTCTCCGGTCACACCTGTCTACATCCCAGCCGCCGATCTCGAGACCGCCATCCGCTTCATCCACAAGATGCGCGATGAGAAGGGAATCTTCGTCTCCGGTGTGATGTATCCGGTGGTTCCCAAAGGTGTGCTGCTTTGTCGTATGATCCCGACCGCCGCCCACACCGAGGAGGACATCGAGATTACCCTTAAGGCTTTCCGCGAGGTCCGCGACGAGATGAAGCTTTGGTAACTCCTCCCTTTCTCCTTCGGAGAAAGGATCGGAATATAAAAAATGGTTAATTGTTAGTGCCCCCGCGCGGGGACGCGCAGCGTAACCCGTGGGGTGTAATGTGAGGTCCCCAAGCAGGGACGTAGTACCTGCTTGGGGTGTTAATCCTTGTAGCGGTTGAAACGACTCATCTTCATGAGCCAGGCGGGAAACGCCTTGCCAGGCTTGCGCTTGCGCAGATCAATGCTGATCTTCTTGATAAGGTTCAACCTGGTCGCCTCGGCGAGCTCGATCATGGTGCCGTCAGGATCGGCAAAGTAGGCGAAAAGCGCGGTTGCGCCGTGCCCCATCTCGAAATCCTCGGTGTTAGGTTCAAGCAACGGCTTGGCCCCTCTACGGACAAGCTCATCAAACGTAGCACGGATATCGTAGACATCGAAGCAGATCTCCATCTGTCCTATATCACCCCATCGTCTCCCTTCGTAGATATGCGGGCCCTTCTCACCTTCAACCTCCACCAACTCGATCCAGCCGCGGTCGAGGTAGAAGCTGTAGAAGGAGATAGAGGGACTGGGATCATGCAGAAGAACACGCCGCATAGGACGATCGCCTCCAGGGATAGAAGCCAGCATCGGATCAATGCCCTTCCAGTCGTAAACCACCTGGCTGTAATCCAGTATATCCCTGTAGAAACGAAGGGAGCGTTCCATATCGGTCACTGCGATAGTAGGAAAGATCGCTCCTCCTACCCGTTTGCCGTCACGACGTAGCGAGTACTTCATGCCGGGAATTTCAACCAGGTAGATGAGCAGGTTGTCGGGGTCCTTAATCAAGGCCGCCTTCCAGGACGGCTTGGCAGGCCAAGGCATGGGGCCAGCAATGATCGTATCCGTAGAATCGGCAAACAACCCAAGGGCGCGTTCAATCTCCGTAACCTTAAGGGCGGTTGCACTCATGCCCGGATCACCCCATCTCCAATCGGCAGGGAAAGGCATGGGATCGGTAGAGATATACTCATATAGCTCAAGAGTGGCACCGCCCAGAAGATTAGCTGCGATGACAACCTTGCGCTCGTAGTCGCCCCCCACTATGGGCTCCATCCTTGAAGCATAACTCTGGTTCAAACTCATGGGTACATCGAAACCGAGCTTACGGTAAAAAACCCACGAGCGGTCACGGTCAGCCACTCCAAATCCCAAGTGCTGCATTGCAGTAATCAAGAGATCTCCTTAGTTCTAAGTCGTTCGGGGGGGGCACTAAATCCACCCCAACACCACTCCTCCGTTAGGAATTAAGCATAATCAATCGAACGCCGCTGTCAAGTCGTGGGCTTAAAAGTAAATGAGCTTAACCTTTACGTCCGGGATACACCCCTGGACGTCCATGAAATTATACATATGAAGTATGGTTTTTGGCTGAGCTTTACATCTATGTGCCCGAAAAATCAAGGCTTGCCTCTTAAATAATCAAGGAATCCTGTCTTGCTCTTTGAGTATCCTTTTAAAGGGCCATGGAGAGGACAACAATTCCTATAATAAGACTATAGTAATGATTTAACTATGGACAGAGATTTGCACATCTATCAAAGCGGACTATCATTGGGCAAAAGAAAGGAGCATAGAATGATGCAGTCACCGGAACAGATAAAGCGGCAGCAGGAACTGGACCGGAAACTTAAGGAGAATTTGGGACGGATCCGCAAGAAGCTATTTGTGCTCTCCAACAAAGGCGGGGTTGGCAAGAGCTTTGTGGCCACAAGCCTTGCGTTGATCGCGGCAAAGAAGGGACTTCAGACCGGCATACTGGACGCAGACATCCACGGCCCCTCGATTGCTCACATGCTGGGCTTTGCCGGTATGCCCCTGGGCGTCACCGAGGAAGGGATTGAACCTATCGGTGTGCGTGACAACCTTGTTGCGGTAAGCACCGCCTCGCTTCTGCGGAGCCAGGATGACTCGGTTATCTGGCGCGGACCATTGAAGATGGGGCTTCTAAAGCAGTTTTTAGCCGAGGTGCGCTGGGGCGAGCTTGATCTTTTGGTGATCGACTCGCCGCCCGGCACAGGAGATGAGCCATTATCCATCGCACAGCTGATCCCTGAGATGTGCGGCGCAATAGTTGTAACCTCGCCGCAGGACGTGGCACTTCTGGATGCACGCAAGTGTATTAGCTTCCTCAACCAGCTAAAGATACCTGTCCTGGGGATACTTGAGAACTTAAGCGGCATGGTGTGCCCGCACTGCGGCAAGCGGATAGACGTGTTCAAGATAGGAGGAGGAAAGCAGGCAGCGCTGGATTTGCAGATCCCGTTCCTGGGTGCCATCCCTATTGACATGGCGATCGTTGAAGCCTCAGACTCAGGCAAGCCCTACGTTTTGGAACATCCAGAAAGCGAAGCGGCAAAGGTGCTTGAGGCGATCATCGAAGAGGTAAACAAGCTCTAAAATAGATCACACAGTAGAGGCCGACCTTT
This DNA window, taken from candidate division TA06 bacterium B3_TA06, encodes the following:
- a CDS encoding ATP-binding protein produces the protein MMQSPEQIKRQQELDRKLKENLGRIRKKLFVLSNKGGVGKSFVATSLALIAAKKGLQTGILDADIHGPSIAHMLGFAGMPLGVTEEGIEPIGVRDNLVAVSTASLLRSQDDSVIWRGPLKMGLLKQFLAEVRWGELDLLVIDSPPGTGDEPLSIAQLIPEMCGAIVVTSPQDVALLDARKCISFLNQLKIPVLGILENLSGMVCPHCGKRIDVFKIGGGKQAALDLQIPFLGAIPIDMAIVEASDSGKPYVLEHPESEAAKVLEAIIEEVNKL